The Centroberyx gerrardi isolate f3 chromosome 7, fCenGer3.hap1.cur.20231027, whole genome shotgun sequence genome contains a region encoding:
- the LOC139907852 gene encoding uncharacterized protein LOC139907852 — MRGAVALLVFSLLSLSGAWAQAESGKVKESAVEGKWFRPMYKQTNGQTNTTPDIWAELKELRNMVMEQKVELTVTKTELQCQKDKVADLQGENAALASRVTTSEKEVEKQKVEVTGLKEELSLTKTELQLQMNKMEKMETENAALNARVTACESGNAALQARLSASEKEVEELKRENADRPKVAFSAGLTDAGQIGPLNTETTLIYSKVITNIGQAYNPNTGIFTAPVRGVYYFRFTAFETRNPQWLGVYLYHNDHSVLFVSEVAKGHVSISSALTLELGEGDVVYMSLYANYGIYDDVYNRTTFSGFLLFPL; from the exons ATGAGGGGTGCTGTAGCTCTGCTGGTGTTCAGTCTGTTGAGTCTGTCTGGGGCATGGGCTCAGGCAGAGAGTGGAAAGGTCAAAGAAAGCGCAGTTGAGGGAAAATGGTTCAGGCCGATgtacaaacagacaaatggGCAGACCAACACCACCCCTGATATCTGGGCTGAGCTGAAGGAGTTGAGGAACATGGTAATGGAGCAGAAGGTGGAGCTGACTGTCACCAAGACTGAACTGCAGTGCCAGAAAGACAAAGTTGCTGATCTGCAGGGAGAGAATGCAG CCCTGGCTTCCAGAGTGACAACCAgtgagaaggaggtggagaagcaGAAAGTGGAAGTTACAGGTCTTAAAGAGGAGCTGAGCCTCACTAAGACTGAACTGCAGCTCCAGATGaacaagatggagaagatggagacagagaatgCAG CCCTTAACGCCAGAGTGACAGCCTGTGAGAGTGGAAATGCAG CTTTGCAAGCCAGACTTAGTGCCAGTGAGAAAGAGGTGGAAGAGCTGAAGCGAGAGAATGCAG aTAGACCTAAGGTGGCTTTCTCTGCAGGTCTAACTGATGCAGGACAAATAGGACCCTTAAATACTGAAACCACATTGATCTACAGTAAAGTCATCACCAACATTGGTCAGGCCTACAACCCAAATACAG GCATCTTCACAGCCCCGGTCAGAGGAGTCTACTACTTCAGATTCACTGCTTTTGAGACCCGTAATCCACAGTGGCTGGGTGTATACCTTTACCACAATGAtcattcagttttgtttgtttctgaggTAGCTAAAGGTCATGTATCCATATCTAGTGCTCTCACCCTAGAACTGGGAGAGGGGGATGTGGTCTACATGAGTCTTTACGCAAACTATGGCATCTATGATGATGTTTATAATCGCACAACCTTCAGTGGCTTCCTGCTCTTCCCTTTGTGA